DNA sequence from the Eulemur rufifrons isolate Redbay chromosome 6, OSU_ERuf_1, whole genome shotgun sequence genome:
GTGTTAATGTTTTCATCCATAAAtctttataccattttacatttaaaattttatattaatgatgAAACTATATGTCTTGTAGCAGATTTTTTTCACTTCAGATTTGTCTTTGAGATTTATGCATGCTGATTCCTATAATTCAtgcagtttattcattttaactgtTACGTAGAAGTCCCTTGAATGAGTGACCCACAATTTCTCATCTTTTACAATTAGGTTATTTCTCATCTTTCACTACCAAAAACAGTGAATGCtgaaaatttttgtatataactTGTGCTCATATTGgagataatttttttcagcataGACACCTAGAACTGAAAGTGCTTGGTCTTGGGGTATGTACTTCTTCGGTTGGCAAGAACTTGCAGAACATTGTAAAGCAGTTGCAGCAATGTATGTTCCTACCAAAGTATAAGGAGCCTGTAGGAGTTggccacatctttttttttttttgagacagagtctcgctctgttgcctgggctagagtgagtgcccgtgacatcagcctagctcacagcaacctcaaactcctgggttcaagcaatccttctgcctcagcctcctgagtagctggcactacaggcatgtgccaccatgcccagctaattttttctatatatttttaattgtccagctcatttctttcgatttttagttgagacgggccttgcttttgctcaggatgatctggaactcctgacctccagcgatcctaccatctcagcctcccaaagtgctaggattacaggcgtgagccactgcacccacccctgccccagcattGGCCACATCTTAGCCAGCAGTAGGATATTAgagttttaaatctttttcaagCTAATGTTTGAGAAAtggtatttaatttatattttcctaagaaCTATGAGGTAAATACTTTGTATGCATTTATTggctttgttctctttctctgtgaattgcctatttgtttagttttccaatgggttctttattttctaattgaagTCAGAAGTTGTTTGAATATTTGGTATAATCTGACAATACTTTCaggtgtgtgttttttttctccttttgttataCAGAAATGTGTGTAATTTTGACATAATCAAATGTATCAgtctttttctttgtgctttctttgaaaaattctttCCTACTCCCGTATCacaaaatcatctttattttctcataaacatttttacagtttttcttttcatatttaattctttaatccatctgtaattgatttttgtttgtgcAGAAGAAATCTTACTCATTTTCCACATGTTAGCTGGTTAAAAGTCTTTCTAGATTAATGTGGCATCCCATTGATTATAGTACCACATGTCATACACCAAGCTATTCATGAATCTATTTGTCTAATCTATACCggtaccacactgttttaattatcttagctttgtagtaaattaataatctaactttattttccttcaagaTTATCTTGGCTTTCTGGGACCTTTACTCTTTCACATAGACCTGCTTGCTAAAGTCCCAGGGTGTGAGGGTAGAATATCTgatgggattttgattggaatagCATTGGATTTATAGATAGATTCCTAGAGAATTGACATATTTACTGTAGTCAGGCTTCCCATGATAAAATACCTATATTTATTTAGGGAAACTCTTCCATATCTTTTGTAAGATCTGTGTATTTTATAAGGTATCTTATAGTGTTTTTGGTTTCCAGCATTCCTGCTGAATTCTCTTACTAGTTCTAATAGTTTGTTGAATCTCTTATATTTCTCTTGTAGATACTTATATCGTCTTTGGGTAAtatttcttgtttcttcctttttaatcctTATGTGGTCATAAGTAGAATCTGTGATAGCAGATATTCTTCTATAGTTCTCACTTTACAGGTAATATGTCTAATGTTTGATTAAATATAATGGTTATTTTGTAGGCTTTTGGTAAATACCTTTCTATTCCTCATTTGCTTttaaatgggtgttgaattttatcaaatgctttttcagtttCCCAGATGAAAAATTTGCAGCACAAATCTGATTctctttaatgttttcattagGGTGATCAGCACATGACCTATTAAAGAGAGATCTCTAAACAAAATAAGTGGGAAAATTTGATGGAATCAAGAATGATGGATCCGTGTTCGGTTGGAGTCCAGCTTCGTACCACAAATGAGTGCCATAAAACCTACTATACTCGTCACACAGGTTTCAAGACTTTGCAAGAATTGTCATCAAATGATATGCTCTTACTTCAACTTAGAACTGGAATGACACTGTCTGGGAACAATACAATTTGCTTTCATCATGTAAAAATTTACATTGACAGATTTGAGGATCTGCAGAAGTCATGCTGTGACCCctttaacatacacaaaaaactagccaaaaaaaatttgcatgtaaTCGACTTAGATGATGCCACTTTTCTGAGTGCAAAATTTGGAAGACAACTTGTACCTGGTTGGAAGCTTTGTCCAAAATGTACACAGATAATCAATGGAAGTGTGGATGTTGATTCTGAGGACCGccagaaaagaaaacctgaatCAGATGTATGTATAGtagtcatttttttcctactatggAATTTCTACAATGTGAGATTTTATTGAACTATAAAgaaatcatatttatattattactttattCATTAGCATACAGTGAATTTAAAGTTGGGGAGGTAAAAGTAAATGGTGTTTCTGAATTTTTCCATATACCCAAGGTCAAGACTGGGTGATAAAGCAGACCTGGGAAAGGAATGATACACTATGCCTGAGACTCCAAGCTACAACTTTTAGAGCTAAGAGATTAGGAGTGTCTTTTAGAACATTCTTGCAAAGCCAAGATTTAGTTTCTGATACCAAAGTAATCAGTGGGACATGCCAGCCAGCGGGGGTCTTTATAGCAGTATGAATTCCTCTTTTTATGAAGGACATGGAAATAACTGCTTTAAAAGGAACATCAAAGAAGTGActtgaaataattgttttttatttcagtctttctctctcctttaacACTATTCCATTCCtgtttgagttttttaaatgcttgtgAGTTTTCTTTGCTTCTAGCTCTGAATTCTTACTTGCTAGGGTCAATGCTAATTTTAGAACTCCCTGTGGTCAAAAAGCATACATTTTTACATtgtaaagtattaaatattttatacctcTCCCTTATTCATCTGCCTACATGCAGATTATTTAACCATATCAGAACAATTTAAGATTTCATAAAGCAATCTTTGGTGTAGAACAAGGTCAAGTATGTCAACAGAGCACTTCTTGAAATTTTTACTGATCATTTCATTCTTGCTGCTGGAATATCTTTCTCAATTTTCTCCTTATTAATAAAccaaattaaaagataattaaaattttaagttatatatagtattttccttttgttgtccTCACAGAGGCACATCTCCAGGACCCAGTGTTTTCTGCAGTTTATATTCGAATGCTTGCTGGTACCGTCACTCGAAGCATCTTCACCTTATCTAACCATTGTTCTTGTGGAATTGCTCTTGTGCTCTCTGGTTCTCTCcgcaaaataaaaaacttaaactCTTAAGCAccgaaattttgttttttcaatgctttttaaaaagattataatacCGTTTCAGAACTTAAAACTATCTTacttctttgcttttaaaaatacatagaatataATAATAGAACCCTTTCTTAAGGACTCAGGATTGCTATGTACGATTGGGTTATACAGCAGTTTTCCACCTTCCTTCTCGTGGTAGCAGTAGATATTGCAGTTTTCACCAGGCCTGTCCTCTTCTGCTCCTGCTCTGCCAGAGATTAAAATCAAATAAtggaaatgttattaataaatgaacCAATAAACTCTGAGTGTGGTTCAGGGCCATGCAAATTTTCTTGCACTTGGGCtctaaaagctttttttcttatgtattcCAGACTATCTTTCAGTTTAAGGAATAATCTGGATTAACATTAAGTATAAGATTTACTTAGTGTGTGATGTCAAGATTCGAGTTGATAATTTGTTTACCTTTATTCAGGGAAGAACTGCTAAAGCTTTGAGGTCATTACAATTTACAAATCCAGGAAAGCAAACTGAATTTGCTCCAGAAactggtaaaagagaaaaaagaaggctTACAAAAAATGCACCCACTGGTTCAGACAGGTAAGCTGTGTGTTACTCAAGACATATGTTAACTTGCTGTTTCACATATGTATTGTCccctatttttctcttaaattttgaaTTTACTCCTTAGATATTTTAGATTGGATAGCGTGGAATCAGTAAAAACCTCTGAGGACCTTGGCTTTTATTCATATACAATTAAGACATCCCTTTCAATTCTAAAAATTAGTTTCCAAGAAGGTAGCAGTGAAGTGAACAGGATACTTTTGGCATGAGAgttaaaataattgaaacataCTATATGTCTTAGAATTGATTCACTTTTTGGAAAAACATTGATATTAAGTACAGGCGTACCTGTTTTATCTTCATTCACTTTACTTTATTGTGCCTTATAGATAgatttttacaaactgaaggttcgtggcaaccctgtgttgagcaagtctattggtgccatttttccaacggTGTATGCTCACTTTGTAtctctgtgttacattttggtatttcttgcagtttttccaaattttttattatatctgttTTGGCAATCTTTAATCAATATCTTTGATGTTATTACTGATAGTTTTGGGCACCATCAGCCACACAAGtgtaagatggcaaacttaattgataaatgttgtatgtgttctgactgctccaccaaccggCTGTTGCCTAGTCTCTCACCCTTTCTCCAGCCTTCCTATTCCCTAAGATATAACAgcattgaaattaggccagttaataaccccacaatggcctctaagtggtgaagtgaaagaaagagttgcatgtctctcactttaaatcaaaagccagaaataggccaggtgcggtggctcacacctataatcctagcactctgggaggctaagaccagctcaggagttcgagaccagcctgagcaaaagcgagacccccgtctctactaaaaatagaacaaaattaaatggacaactaaaaatatatatagaaaaaattagccgggcatggtggcgcatgcctgtagtcccagctactcaggatactgaggcaggaggatcgcttgaggccaggagtttgaggttgctgtgagctaggctgacaccacggcactctagcccgggcaacagagtgagaatctgtctcaaaaaaaaaaaaaaaagccagaaataaGTAAGCTTAGGGAGGAAGGCATGACAAAAGCTGAGATAGATTCGAAAGGTAGGCTTTTTACACCAGTTAGCAAAGTAGTCAATGCAAAGGAAacgttcttgaaggaaattaaaagtgctattccagtgaacacataaatgataagaaagcaaaacagccttattgctgagaTGGAAAAAGTTtaagtggtctggatagaagatcaaaccagctacaacattcaCTTAAGCCAAAGACTAAtctagagcaaggccctaactctcttaaATTCTGTCAAGGCTGAGATTGGTGAGGAaactgcaggaaaaaaattaagctagCAGAagtggttcatgaggtttaaggacaGAAGCcgtctctataacataaaagggcaaggtgaagcagcaagttatccagaagatttaGCTAAAGATAACTGATGAAGGTATCTACGCTAAACAGATTTTCATTGTAGATTAACAGTCTATTGGAAGAAAATGTCATCTACGACTTTCGTAGTTACAGAGaagaagtcagtgcctggcttcgaAGGGCAAGCTAACTATCTTGGTAGGtgttaatgcagctggtgactttaagttgaagttaGTGCTCCTTTATCATTCCAAAAATTCTAGGTctcttaagaattatgttaaatctactctgcctatgctctGTAAATGGCACAACAAAGCCTGAATGACGGCACATCCCTTTACAACATGgttcactgaatattttaagcccactgttgagacctactgctcagaaaaagattccattcaaaatattactgcttgtcgacaatgcacctggtcacctaaGAACGCTGATGAAATGTACAAGGAGATAactgttgttttcatgcctactaACACAATATACAGTCTGCATTCTGGGTCAAGGAGTAATTTTcactttcaagtcttactatttaGGAAATACATCTTGTGAGGCTATAGCTGCCACAGTAGTGATTCCTCTGTTGGATCTGGGTAAAGTAAAtggaaaatcttctggaaaggattcaccattctagatgccattaagaacatttgtgattcatgggaggaggtcaatatcaaaaggagtttggaagaagttgattccagtcctcatgaatgactttgaggggttcaagacttcagtggaggaagtaactgcagatgtggtggaaatagcaagaaaactggAATTAGAATTGGAGCCTGATGATGTgattgaattgctgcaatcttgtGATAAAACTTTAATAGAGGAGGAGTTGCTTCTTGGAGGTGAACAAAGAAggtagtttcttgagatgaaatctactcctAGTGGGGATACTGTgcacattgttgaaatgacaatgaaGGATTTAGATtatccataaacttagttgatagaGCAGTGGCAGGATTTAAGAGGATTGCCTTCAATTTcgaaagaaattctactgtgggtaagatgctatcaaacagcattgctgatcagtcagcagccatcaacatcaaggcaaagCCTTCCACCAGGAAAAAGATCACAACTCGCTTTAAGGCTCAGATTGTTAGCATCTTTTCGCAATAGAGTATTtgtaattaaggtatgtacattctTTTTTAGCCATAAGGCTATTGCATGCtcaatagactacagtataacATAACTTTTTTATGCACTGGGAAATCAAAAAACTTGTGTGACTTgatttattgcaatattcacctTATTGCAGTCTGTAACTGAACTCAGAATATCTCCAGGTATGCCTGTAATTGGTATATCTCTGCTCAATGGGTGGCAGCTGAAaggtatttaaattttatgagaatgaaaggttcctttttattttttacacatctgaaataaaaatgcagttCTGGTACACTCAACAGAATGAATGAAGAACTAAATTGTTTAGAATATGACTCTTTAAAACAACTGTTATTATATAGTGTAatcatttggaattatttttaagtattaaatacaATCAACATTTCTATATatgccatttattttatatattaaagattACCATtgagtcttttaaatattttaggctcaaTTTACTAGAGTCcatgaaagaataagaaaaagatttaatttcAGTATCCAAACCTACAGGGTAGTATActataataaagataaaactatGTTCATGAAACAGTGAAGAAATTGGTAGCCATAAAAATTAGCCACTATTAAAGCCCTTTAAGGTAAAAGGGAAATCATTGCAACAGAAATGTACTTATATTTTGGACAAAGTTTTTGTCCATTCTCTTGCTGAAATGACCTTTAAATGGACTTCAAGAGCCATATCCAGGCTTTTTGGATTCTTCTCAACACTCTAGAGTTAGGTCTCCTCACCTGGAGTTCATTTACTACTGATTGTAGAGTAAGCCTTGACCTTGATTATTTGTGTACCACTTTGGCAAGAcccaattcaaaatattttatctctgtaaatttttttcattaccgtattttcaagtaaatatttaacaatgggaggccgaggcgggtggattgctcaaggtcaggagttcgagaccagcctgagcgagaccccgtctctactaaaaatagaaagacattatatggacacctaaaaatctatatagaaaaaattagccgggcatagtggcgcatgcctgtagtcccagctactcgggaggctgaggcagtaggatcgcttaagcccaggagtttgaggttgctgtgagctaagctgacgccacggcactcactctagcctgggcaacaaagtgagaccctgtctcaacaaaaaaaaaaaaaaaaaaaaatatttaacaataatatattgatGAGGTGTAattcattgtgttttatttcacaGACAAGTGATACCAGCGAAGAGTAAAGTCTATGATAGCCAGGGCCTCCTGATTTTCAGTGGGATGGACCTCTGTGACTGCCTCGATGAAGACTGCTTAGGATGTTTCTATGCATGTCCTGCCTGTGGTTCTACCAAATGTGGAGCTGAGTGCCGCTGTGACCGCAAGTGGCTGTATGAGCAAATCGAAATTGAAGGAGgagaaataattcataataaaCATGCTGGATAATTTGTAGCATCAAACCATGGGGTCTTTAAAGGCCCTCTCgctatttctaaaattctgtcatttaaaatatattttaagcttgATTGCCAAATGGCAACAATTTGAAAACCACCTCAGTATCCACTCAGTGTGCACTATTTTGCATTTTGAGtgctttaaaattcattatttggTGGGCAGTTAAGATGGGCTATTTCTCAGAAGTCAGCATTAAGCCAGTCTGGGCCTATGTAAACAATTAAGGTATAAAGGCAGCCCTTGATTTGTATGGTTTCCACaggcaaaaattaaaagtgaCTGTGACTTAATTAAGTAATACCAGTCTCCTATCAGCGTGGTTCAAATTTCACTTACCACAATATATTAACTGTGAGTAACTGCATGAAGTACAATTTTCTCTGCTAGCTCTTCAGTCCACAGATCACTGTGTAACAGATGTGCTTCATGATCAGTGACCAATCATGTTACTTCTTTAAAATTCTGCCAGTGGTTGGTTCCTGTGCATCTGTTACTCGATTCACTCATAGTGAAGCGTGTGTGGTCTCCTTGTCACCCACTTGACATTTTACAAAAGTGGACAATTGAAAAAgccaacaaaaatggaaatagagcaaagacatgaaaaataatgATGCTGGAAGTGAAATTTGAATGAAACATTAACAGAGTTGCACAAGAAATCACTGATCAATGGGAATGTTTGCACTGCCGCCTTTCTAGAGACTCTGGATATACATCCAGGGGAACTTAGTGAAGGCAAACTTACcaacataaatgaggaaaatggttGTGACGAAAAAGATAAACATGTCCCAGAGGAAgtggtggttaaaaaaaaattcacattaaaggATATATAATGTggatacagaaatattttacaaCATTGAAAGTACAAATAAAATGGTAGAAGCTGATCCAAACGAATATGATAATTTGCCACCGTATAGAAAAGATTTTTACTCAGTATCATAATTAGACAAAAAAAGACGAGCACTATTCAGACTACTCTTGGTTTTTACAATGAAACAGTTTAATTCTCAatgtttctaacattttaaattacaacatatgaagtatttttaaacttttttgcattttcttctacatttatgactgctagtttttaatattttgacagaCTTTTAAAGGTCATGGAACGAtcacattttttcccattattaagCTTGCTTTGCATGGCCATTTTTATGGTCCCACTTTATTGTGGCAAAACGAGGACTGCCTTTAGCTGGGAACAATGCCCACTTCAAGGAAAACTGATTGTAATACAACTGACAGTTAAGTGTTAAACTATTTTGGAAATAATCTACATATCTAAgtgctaaaatatatttctcttctcatttattcatcaaataaaaaaattttttaatactgTAAACCTTTCATTGTTTTACCATGAATTCTTAGTGAAAATTTGTTTTGGGGgacaaaaaaaatcttcttatGCATATAGCACAAGTATACATACAATACATAAACATATACTATACCTGTGGTATTCACACTTTGGGGGTTGGTTGGTTAAGACTAAAAGACCTATCCTTAAGggaatgataattaaaaaaaggtGGAGAAACACTGGTTAAGACATagattataaatacatattttgggaATTGATTGTCGATGTTGGAATTTGCATGGGGGCTGCTTGGACGGTGAGGGAATGGTATCTTctctctgtactttcttttttatagatagCCATCTGTCATTTTGTCTAAAAGGTTTTGTCACGTAGGACATTGCCActaaattaagtttttattttcttttccataaataCAATACTTCAGTTTAATCAAATGAGGTGTtagctatttgaaatattttggagCCATTAAAACTAAATTTACGTGGCCAGTTTggattaaagattttttttttcattttaattttgttatctttttaacTGGTTTTACTTTGGAATAGTACTTGCAACCTTggaattaaatgtcatttttaagcTCTAATTGTTCACTGCTCTAGTTGTCAGAAATAAAGTTAGCTTATCAATTCCTTGATTGTATATTTCACCTGAGCACTGacaaaatattttagctttattcACTTAAGTCAGATGCCAGATTTTGTTGAAGATATAAACACTCCAAATTTATCTGAACATCCAGTATAATAAATAAGATCTTAGTTACATTACTACTGtcgtttctcttttttttgtttgtaaatatGAATTAGTCCATTGCTTGTTAGGCTTTTCATAGGGACAAGTTAAAATCTCAGGTAAttgcatttaaaatagaaatatctttttGATGGAAAATGAGTAAAATTCAAATTGCTGTATTTCACCATTTCTTAGAATAGacacattatttttcaaagatggtAATAAGAAAGTTTTTCAAGGGAAAACTTCTTGAGCAATTTTGCTAATATTATTCATCATGCCCATTTAGAGGACTAGACTGTACATAAGcataaaaaatgtttacagaaaaaGGTATATCTGATTTAGAGTAACCTGTAATAAATGCTGTGTTTTGGAAAAATTACATAATGAGTCCTTagtggtttttaatataaaaattacagaaataggGAATATAATGAAATTATCTAGATCgtctttatattttgtataaatattcCAGGTGGCTAAATCATTTTAGAATTCTAGTaatctaaaaagcaaaaataaaagttatataaacaATTTCTGCTGTGTGTAGGTCCTAGAAGATAAAGTCACAAACCGTAAAGCAGAAATGCATGAATAAAATAGATGGCATCCTGTgtgatcttttctattttttacaaatatatgaaaacagcTATTTACCTTGGAATATCATACATAggattcttatatttttaaaatattaagtctgGTTCTTTGTAACAAGCTATTCTACAACCTGGCAATCTTTCTAATACTGCCTTCCTGGCATGGTTTCAAGCaaatcaattttgaaataaatatccatatatacacacatatatagtgatttattaataaaaaacataattttagtaAGTTTTAGCATAGTTCTTTACTTTTTGGGAGTCAAAGACTCCTGCTAGAAGCTGGTGAAAACTATGAACTATCTTCCCAGGAAAAAATAACTGCATTCATGTATTCACAAATACCTCTGTGTTCAGAACCCCTGAACTTGTATTAGTGTAATATGGAATATTCTTTaaaccatttgattttttttcattgaaggTAGCTGTCTCAAGTGTAGTTTGGATTGTTATATAGTGTTGTGaatggttggttggttggttggttttaaaCAAAATCAGAACGTTTCAGTCCTGGAAAACGCTGTTGCTGTCCTACAAAGTCAGATCCCATTGTGGCCTCACAcacccctcccacctccaaaAAGGTGATTATAAGTCGAATTACAATGTAGAAGCCTGAAATGTCTTATCTGGATGGAACTTTGGTAATTAGAGATTTCCTACTTAGGTTATGGTTAACCCAGCTAGAAATAGCTTAACATTCTGCCTTAGTTTTTGCTGACATCTGCTGgtatcttcataaaaataaactgcCCTCTGCTGCTACTACTTTCACTTAATTTCTTCACTTCTAAATTAAACTATGGACATGTAATTCCATAATAGCCTACTGAAGTGGATATTAAAAATCCTCAAACTAAAAGGGTTTCTCTATGAAGCACTCATGGGTCTTGCCCAGCAACAGTCAACTATAtcgggctttgttttgtttttaagaatatgAGTGAGGATACAGAAATGTACACAGTGAAATctgggtttcttttatttttataaagtggaGCTACTTGGTGAAATAatgcttttatctatttttaaaaatatcaaacaccATTGAACACTTAATTTGAAAGGCGTAACAGACTTCAGTAGAGTATATCCCCCAATTTATAGATTATTTCCAATGGCATGGTTGTGAAGATTGACTAATCTTACCAAGATAATTTAGCTTCTAGAAAATAAAGGAGATTTACCATATGAAGCAGATTGTTAACTGGGATAATAGTATTACGTctttaaatacaaaaaagtatttaaatttggAAGTATTTTATTTCAGTCCTGTGAAATGGCACAACTAAAACAtaatgggtttttttaaaaacaataattagaACTCCATGTCATTACAAGcaaacaaatactttttaaaaagttgccgTAACTACCTACactatggttttaaaataaatgtacttattaaaactaaaatgtttgCAAACACTGCTAAAATTAACAAAACCTTCCAAACCTCCCAACTTCAACAACTAATAcctgaaaacacaaaataagtttTGAGTGTGTAATTTTCATTGTAAATTTGCTGGATGATAGATTTTTACTCAGTTCTTTTCAGAAGCATATTTTGAATTGCAGGC
Encoded proteins:
- the ARL14EP gene encoding ARL14 effector protein, whose product is MESRMMDPCSVGVQLRTTNECHKTYYTRHTGFKTLQELSSNDMLLLQLRTGMTLSGNNTICFHHVKIYIDRFEDLQKSCCDPFNIHKKLAKKNLHVIDLDDATFLSAKFGRQLVPGWKLCPKCTQIINGSVDVDSEDRQKRKPESDGRTAKALRSLQFTNPGKQTEFAPETGKREKRRLTKNAPTGSDRQVIPAKSKVYDSQGLLIFSGMDLCDCLDEDCLGCFYACPACGSTKCGAECRCDRKWLYEQIEIEGGEIIHNKHAG